The Plasmodium reichenowi strain SY57 chromosome Unknown, whole genome shotgun sequence DNA window TACATACTAGTCATATGAGTGACATCGAAAGTACCCAAACCGCTGATATTAATAACCTTCAAAGTACACAAACCGCTGATATTAATAACCTTCAAAGTACACAAACCGCTGATATTAATAACCTTCAAAGTCCACAAACCGCTGATATTAATAACC harbors:
- a CDS encoding reticulocyte binding protein 2b — its product is HTSHMSDIESTQTADINNLQSTQTADINNLQSTQTADINNLQSPQTADINNLQSTQTSHRSNTHGQEISDIVDDEITHPSNIGKEKITHNDEISITSER